The nucleotide window tgagtggtggcttttgggatcttagttccccgaccagggactgaacccaggtccttggcagtgaaagggCTGAGGCCTAACTACTGTACCACTAGGagattcccttcttttcttcaatGTTAATTCCCCATCAAATGTAGATGACTTTTAAAAACCTTATAATCTTAGATTCCTCCGTGGAGATACATCTTAGCCACCGTGCCCTCTGACTCTGAATTTCTGTACAAATCTCTGTTAATATTTCCTGGTTCTGCTCAGCGCTCAGCCAGTGACCGGAACAGTGAGATGAGACTCCTGTCTCCATAACTGATGCAGTGGGGAGTCCCTTGCTAAAATCACATTGGCATCCTTACcctgtttcctctgtgtgtgtgtatgtgtgtgtgtgtgtgtgtgtgtgtatgagtgtgcacGTGTCTCCGTGGGAGCGATGGAATGACTGTGTGTCCCCCATCTCATCTGTTTCAGGGTAGCCAGGAAGCAGTGTACAAATGTTAAGGGTGCGTGTGAGGCTGAGCGGGTGAGAGGGGGTGCTCTCTGCCAGAAGCGCGGTTTAGCCACACATAAGGCCTTCCTCCCATAAGAAGCACCTCCACTCTCAGCCTGGGTTCGGATCAGTCCTGTCCTCACTCTACCCCGTCTCATGCAAACTTCAGTCCAAGAACTGCtaaccttcctttttttttgcacAGCAGGGCGTGTAGGATCTCAGTActgagacagggatcaaacctgggcccggCATTCAAAGTGCTGAGCCCTAACCGCTGGACCTCCAGGGCATTCCCAACCTCTCTTTACCCTTCCTGGACCTCCTCGGGTCCAGCCCTCGTTGGGACACACCTCCTGGCCACACCAGGACCCAAGCAAAGGCCAGTCTGTTGCCACCCCCGGGAGACTCCCTGGGGCTTGGTTACTGAGTGACAGCTGTCCAGCGCCCCCTCGGAGCCTTAGAAAGACGTGAGGCTCTGAGTTGCAGGAAGAGAATGGACTAAAGGAAGGGGGAGTCCTTCTCTGGCCCGGAGTGGGAGCTCCTTCTGAACACCCCCAAACTCAGCCAAGCCCAGCCACACCCCAAGAGGCACCGTGCCTCTTCCACAAGCGTGGGGTCCAGAGGATTGTGGGGCACGATACCCCCACACCCCCCTCCCGCCCCGGGCCCAGCACTTGCTGCCAGCCTGCCAAGGGGAGGCGGGGCTGCTCGCCCCCCTCCTGGGCCAGACCCTGAGCAAATTTCCTGGAAGGGACAAGGTCTTAAGGGTCCCAACAGCCTGGCTGCCTCAGCTGCCACCGCTGGTGCCATGATCTCCTCCCCAAATAGCATGAGTCTGTCTGCCTCTGCCCCAGCATTTCTCTGCAGGGGACACCTCCTTTCCATCCCCCTTGAACCtcctgccctgggcctggccagctccccaccccacccccacccccatcatggGAAATGATATATATCTGCCTGCTATCTCTCGCTTTCCACTTTCCCTCTTGTCTGAGAAGCTTCACTCACTCAGGTGTCAATGCTAACATCCCCCTACCCCCAACCCGTTCCAATGCCCGTAAAAGCTCCTGAGTCTGCCAGTCTACCAAGTGAGACCCAGAAAACTGTAGATGGTCACAGAAGCCTTCCTTGAAGATTAAATACATGAGGATTAAACATGATCACACTTGTACCACGTCTAGGAAGAGCCTGATGCTTCAAGTGATGAGGATGTGATAGCTGAGGCTGGAGTTGCGATCCACACCATCCACACGTCCCCGACGCAATACCCTCTCTCCCCAGCAGATGCTTTCCCTGGAATGCTTTCTGAGGACTTGTTCTCTGCATCTCTGTGGCTTCTCAATCCCAGGACAGCCTCAGCAGATATCCTGGGACCTTGCTGTTGAGGTGGCCATGACATTCACAATGgcatacagtcaaaggctctgtCCTTTCTGATCTGCAGCAGGAAGCTTGCCGTGGAGGTCATGCTCCCAGGCACCGTGATGCTCGGGCTTCAGTCCTTCAGCCTGGGCAGGGCCAGCCAGGCCAGCATCTTCCCCAACACTCCCCTCTTGCTTCCACTTCAGTCACAACTGCCCTGCACCCCAGCCTGGCTGCACCCCCCCTGCCCCCTGTGCAACGACACATGCACTCACCTCAATGGCTTTGTAGAAGATGCTGGTGCCGATCTGGACCACCTCCAGGTTCTGCTCCTGCTCGTTACGGGCGCATTTGATGTAGGTCATCCAGCTTCGGTGGTCCTCCTGGCTGGCGTCGATGAAGTAGCGCACCGTGCCATCCTCGTTGAACACCTGGGCGTGGGTAAATCGGGGGCTGGGTGAGGCAgggctgtgtgctgtgtgctgcCTGGGGCCAGGGCTAGGCCCCACACCAGGCGCATCCACACACTGTCTCTTTCCAGCCTCCAACACTCCCAGGAAGTGGACACAGCTGTTTTTGTCTCGGTTTTCCAGTGGAGGAAAGGCGGGCCTGGAGCAGTATGGCGACTCGCCTGAGGCCGGCTGGCTAGAAGTGGCCAACAGGGAGTCAGTCTCCAGGGCCCCACAGGCTCCTGCTGCCACGGCCTCCCCATCCCTGCGTGAAAAGGGGTCTCCAGGAGATCACTGACCAAGAGGGTATCCCCTCCAGCCAGCTCTCCGGGCAAGCAGTGGAGAGCACTGGCCAGGACCTCAGAGGGGgacacagaggagcctagaaagggaagcctggcccaCTTGGGGACCTTGGCCTGGCCTCTCTTTGCGGGAGCCACCAAAAGTACTGCGAGATCTACCGGAGCTCAACTTCCTAACCCAGCAACCGGTGGAGAAAGGAACTGCTGGCCCAGGTCTCCAGaggtgtgggaggaggtgaggttAGGAGCGGCCTGGGGGCATCCCTCTGGCCTCTCTCCTCCGCTCCTGTGACCACATGTAGGATTTGTCCCACGGCTCCTTGAGCATCTGCCAGGAGGGGCCCTGGTGGGgagccctggggaagggaaggacaATGACACTGGGGAGTGCGTGCATCAGTGTGACCTCCTCAAAGTGAGAGGCCCAGGAGGCAGCAGTGCTCTGGGAGTGGCTTTATCccaaggttgggggggggggggcgctttGCTGGCATCTGGCACTGTTGCAGGGAGGAGAGACAGAAGACCTTGGATGGAAGGTCACCTTCCTTCTCCAAAACGGGAATAATAACTCATTGGGCTGCTGAGACAATCTAGTGGAATGCCGGCCCAGTGCTCAGAAAGCGGACTCTGCTCAGAAAGCTGACTCTGTGCCAGTTCACAGGCATTCCGTCCACTGTCATTTTTCTACCTGGTTTGAGAAGCCGACTCCCAGGGAGCACCCTCTCCCTTCATCCTTCCTTCTAGCCATGATCACCCCAAGGCCAAGGCTGGCTCTGAGGGGCTCTCTTTTGCTGCTGCTGGAGTGAAGGGAAAAAATGCAGGTGGCTGGGAGGTGGCTCCCAGGAATGGAGGTGGCTCCCAGGAATGGCTTCCCAGGTCTCCAGTGGGACTCTGGGCAAGGCACATGACTTCTCTGGGTCCCTGCGCCAACCCTCCCCTCCGGAAGTGCTCCCCAAGGTTCCCCGGAGGAGAGAGCCTTCGCCCTGTGATTTGGGGCGAAACCTTCAGACATCAGGGACCCTGAGCAATCGACCTCAGGGACCGGTCATGGCCCAGCGCAAAGCCCCTACAGCTTCCAGCAAGGGAGGAAGCAGCGGCGGGTCAGGCAGGCCGCCAGGGCCCCATCCACATCCCATGCCCTTCAGTCCACACTgctctccccccagcccccccaaCCGGCGACCCTGCCTACCTCCCACATGAGGTTGTTGTTCTTGCAGATGTCCACGTGCTCCGGAGCGATGACCCGGCCAGTGAAGGGGCCCATCTCGGTGCCGGCCTTGATCCACGTCTTGGAGAAGATGCCGAGGCCCTCGCCGGGGATTGAGCTCTGCGCGATGATCACCTCGGCCGGCAGCACCAGGCTGGACAGCTTCTGAACCTCTGTGGCCGCCAGACAGGGGTACTGGGTTAGagcgggaggcagggaggccggcTTTCcccccccacaccctcccccggGGGTGGAGGCTCAGCAACCCGCCGAGCCTCCGAAAGCAAGAGGTGCCTTTGAGATTCATTTCTAGAAGAGTTCTCTTGTGTTCGTTTTTGTTTTGGGTCTCTCCACGAATTCTCAGAATATCCACAACCGCCCCTTCCCTCCACTTCAGCCAAGTTTAAGAACTGCTGGGCCGACGGCAGTGCAGGCCTTAATCATTGAGTAAACTGAGGCCCGCTTCCACGAGAAGGTGACGGCCCAGCCAAGATTCTTTCGCCCGGCTCGGGTTCTGGGCGGTTCTCCCGTGGCTCCGCGCGGGCTGCGCTTTCCGGCACGGAGCGCAGGGCACTGTCGGGGGACCGGGGGCTCGGCCAGGGGCTCTGACTTCGCTCGGGATGCGGGAACCTCGCGCCTGTGGCGCGCCGACCGCGCTGGGAAAGGAAGTCGGGCTTTCCAGGCCGAGGAGGCTCAAAAGAAACGCGGGCGAAGGCGGCGGGCCGTGTTTCACGCTACTGGGTGACCCTGGGCACGCCCGGGTTCCTAGCTGCCCGGCGAAATCCGAGGGTGTCAGGGAGGGCCGTGCCCGGACCTAGGCCAGCAGCGAAATCGCCTCTCCGGGTGGACAAGAGCCGGGGCGGCCCGCAACCCCCCGGGGGGGTGTCCTTCTGCCTTGGCCGGGCAGCCGGGGTGGGAGCGGCGAGGCGCACAGGGGCGGCCTTCTTGTCTTACAAGGTTCCCCTCTAAGCTACCTGGGAAAATACCCGGCGAGCGGGCCGGCTGAAAGGGGGGGTTAAACGGTGTCCGTTGCGGCGCGGCCGGCAATTTGTCACGCTGTTAAAGTGATCGCATTCATTCGGCTCCATTCGAAAGAAATTGCTAATTCTAAATTCATTAGCCCTGGAAGAATGCTGTAGCAGTAAATTGTAGCTCAATGCGGAGGGGACTTGTTTAAAAGGGGCCGAGGAATTCCCCTTACAAAAAGGGGGGATTAGACGGTTGACATAGCGTGAATGGAAGTGGAATTAGTCTGCACGGTAAATTAAGAGAGGAACAGAAATCGTAAAGGGGGAAAAGGGGGCGACGCGCAGAGATGCCAGCGCCGGGGAAAGATATTGTTTGCGCGTTGATGAATGAGGAGTAAGAACTTGAGACatcttaaagaaaagaaacttttctccctctctctttctctccctcgcTCTCTCTCCGCCGCTTTCTCTCCCGTCCGCCCTccctccgccccctccccagcccccgctGCCTTTTAAAGTTCTTGGTTTAAGTGGGAACTCTCGCGGGTCAAGCCCAAGTTAACTAAATGAATTTAAAACCCCTTCTTTTTGAGTCAACTGCTATTACACGCCTAGTAAGGCTTTAAATGCCGGGAACCCGCCGGCTCAAAGGAGGTGAGGGGCGGCTGGGGAAGCGCGGGGGCGGCGGGCCCGGCAGCCGGAGCGCCTAGATCTCGGACTCCGAGGCGCGCTTGGTGGAGGCGCCCCCCACCCTCGCCCGCCCGGGCTTGGCTGCTTGCGCCCGGGCTCGGCTTACGGGAAACTGAGTCACGGGCCGCGTCTGGAACGCCCGGATGGGCGCGAGCGGCTGCCACCACCCTCTGGTCCCCGCCGCGTCCCGCGCGTGCGGGCCGGGAACCAGggggctgcggggagggagggatgcGATCGGCCCCGACGGCGCGACTCACCGCCCGAGAAGGACTGCGCCAGGACCTCGGCGGTGAAGGCGGTCTTGGGGCTGGCGTGGTGGCTCTTGTCTTCGAAGAGCTGCTCGCCCAGCACGTTGCGCCAGCGGCCGTACAAGAAGCTGTGCAGGATGTCGGAGGTGATGACCTCGGCCAGCGCCAGCCCCGGCGCCTTCAGCCCGGTCTTGAGCACCAGGGCCTCCGCCGGGAGCACGGAGCCCATCATGGGCGGCCCGGGGCTCGCCGGCGCCGAGGACGGAGGGACGGACGGACGGACGGACGGCCCGGCCGAGGCGGGGGATGTGATGGGCGAGCCGGGGAGGGGGGGTGGAGTCCAGGAGCGGAGAAGAGGGCTGCgatggggaaggaagaggggcaggagggagcgGGAGGCGAGGGGGTGGCTGGGAGGGAAGTGAACGAGGGGGAGCGAGgcagaaaggcagagggagacGAGAAATGTGCAGCGATGGCAGAGGCGGCGCGAAGGGCTGGAGAGCCAGGGGTGGAGGCGGAGGCGGGTGCGGGAAGACGGGGGCGGGCGGTGCGGGGTGGGTGGGAGGCGGGTGGCTGCAGAGAAACGGGCGGCGAGGGGCTCTCCGCCGCGCGCTCGCCTCTCACATACCCGGCCCGGACGGTCTTCCCCTTGGCAAAAAATCTCAGCGCCTTTATAGGAGCCGCAGTGACCCTCCTAATTGGTTATTAATGACCCCCTGACGTCGGAGGACAGACTTGTTGTACCCGGCTCAGGAGCGAGGAGCCTTCGCCGCCAGAGCTAAAGGGGCGGGGGCGCTCGGCCGCTCGGATCGTTCCCCCCCTGCGCTCCTCCCGCCCCTCCCTGGCCCTTCACCCGCCCcccccttctttctcctcctctccccgtGGGAAGCGCCGGGCCGGGAAGGAGGCTAGGCCCGCGGCGAAGAGAGGAGGGGGACAGAGCAGGGCAGGGGGCGCAGCGAGGCTCGCTCGGACTCCAGGGACCAAGACTAGGCTGGAGGAGACGCCTGCCCTCGGGCCCCGCGCACACCCACGATCCCAGGCCGGATCTGCGCTCCGCATCCCGGCTGGGCCAGGCCGCCACTCACCTCCCCTGCGCTCCCTGGCCCCGCCCGGCCCGCCGGGTGCCGCGCTCTCCGCGGGCTCCACGCCCCAGACTGCGGTAGTCGCCCCGGAGCCAGCCGGCCCAGCGAAGGCCCGCGCTGAACTCCTGCGCAGACGACACTGCGGAGGCCGGCGCTTCGCTTCAAACGGGCCTCTGCAGCCGCCGGGCTGGCTGCCGGGTAGCCGGTTGCGAAACTCCTCTCTGGGCGGAGAGGGCTGCGGGGCGGAGCTGCGGCCGCCGTCGGGGCTGGGGCTGGCCCGAGACGGCTTCGCGGGAGACATCTCCCGGTCCTAGGGGGGCTAGATCGGGGTTGGGAAGGGCACACCCACAGACCGAAATTCGCGGGTCGCTTGGCAAAGGCTTTTTCCTGACGGATGCAGGGCGATCGAAAGAGGTCTCCGGAGCATCGCGAATGCGAGCGGCGGTGCCCAGGAGAGAACGCCCCCCCGCATCTTCAGGGAGCTCCCCGGGCCGGGCCGCGGTGCGCCCTTGGCTAGAAGCTCGAACCCCTTGGCTCCTTCAGTTCAGCTGCGACCGAGCATCCCGCACCCCTTCCTGCCTCCTACCTCTTTCTCTTTTAGCCTCCCACTTCACTCCCTCCCTGCCTACTTGCTTCCCCACGCCACCTCAACCTCATCCGGCCAGCAGACTTTCTTCACGAAGGTTCCAAGGCTTCCGGGAGGGCCAGCGCAGTCCCTCCAGGGAGACCGGGAGCCGGGAACCAAAGCGGGAAGACTACCGCTAACCTGCGGGCTTTGCTGCTGCCCAGGGTTGGTCTCAagtcccaccccgccccccagccccagagGAGGGATGGGGAGCACCGAGGGCACCCTCATCTGCTGAACTCCGCACCCTCCCCACCAATGCCAGATACCAATAACCGGTTTTCGGGACCTTCAGGCCAGTGCCTTGGGCTCACTGGTGAGCTGGAGGAAtgggacccccccacccccccaggcctTGTCATCAGAGAGGGGACttgggcagaggggcagggggtCCTAGTTTCCTACAAGGAGTACTGTCAGTGCCCCTTGGCAAAGAGCCCCCTTCACAGCTGGGTCCTGCCTTGGCTAAGCCAGCCCCGCACCTGCCGGCCGCGGACACACTAAGACACACCCAGTTCGGGCCAGTGGTCTGTCATCCCGGGGTGCGCATCGGAGCATAGAGTCAGGAAGGCGGGACCCCCATTCTTCAGAGCCAGGGCCTGAGGTCGCCTCGAGTCTGATGCCCCAGGGGAAGCCGCACTGGGCAGCAGGGGCGACCGTCGGTCGTGGCGCCAGCAGAGGGCAGCGCGGTGGAGGAGCgagctgcagcccacagggttaGGGTCCCAGGAACCTCGACTTTCTTCCAGCCATCGCCAGAGAGCCACGCTGGCTCTGGCTTGAGCCGAAAGTTCGATTCCGAGGCGAGCGGAAGGAGTCCGGGCGTGGGAGCCTCCCCCGTGCCTGGGCCTCTGTTTCTAGGAAGACTCGGTGGAGAGCAAGATGCGCCCAGGATGGAAGCGACTACGCCGTCGGGGAGAGCCCCCAGGAACCCCACCCAAGCTCAGCGAGCGCCTCCGGGAGACAGCGGTGGATCGAGGCCTGCTGTGCGTCCTTGGGACGGCCCTTCTCCTCTCCAAGCCTCGGTGTCCCTGTGTGTGCAATGGTTTGGGTTGGACTTCCTGAACTGAGGCTTCTTCGCGCCTTGTGTCTCTCTGGGTCAGGTcactttccaatgaataccctGCAAATTTTGCTGATTCCAGGGGCCACACCCCACCGAGACAAGTCTGTGCGGTCCCTCTGTCCTGGGGTGCAGCATTTAGGTCCTGGACCTTCTTGGCTCGGGGTCAAAAGAAGTGATGGAGGGTTCGGACTGCAGCCAGGGAGCCCTATTCCCTTCGCCTGCACCCGCGAACCCAGAGAGCGGTGCTGTGGGCGGGGCGGAGACGGAGCGGCCCGGGAGCATCTCCACCGCGCGCTCACATTTTGTGCCTCGGGTCTAGCCGCCGACCCATCCGACCGCGCCCCAGTCTCAGGGCCCCTTGGAACTGGGGAGCAAGGCCCCCGCGCTTGCATCTACCCTCGCTGAGATTGAGAGGGAAAGCCCACATTTCCCGAGGTTTCTACGCGGATGAACCGAGTCCTTTTCCCGGGGTCCCGGGCGCACTGTGCGCCCGCACCAAGCCCCCTCCCTTAGCCCCTGCCCAGCCTGAACTCGCAGGCGctgcacccaccccaccccccgcccccgccacctcCGCCCTCGCGCCCGCGGGCCGCCGCTCCGAGATCTCTTTAATATTCATGGGCGTTAATAGAGAGGCCCCCAGTATATCGGTCCATTGTGGGAGGCTCGTAGGGCTTGAATAGGCCCCGGCCCTCTTTCTTCGGCGCGGCTTCCCGAGGGGCCGGGCCAGGAGTGAATGGCCCCGCTTCCCGCCCCGCGCCTCCTCCCCCTGGCGGGGACAACATCTTTATCCCCgtcgtcgccgccgccgccgccgccgccgctgccgcccgGGCCCCCATTCACGCGGCCCGGGCTCCGGGCGGAACGAATCAATCGGCCGCGGCTCTTCGGAGGTCATCCTCATAGCCCGGGGTCCCCCTTTCTCCGCGCGCCCACGGGAGTGGAGAGAGGGAGGCGGCGGCGCGCAGgccgaccccacggactgaggGGCACTGGGCGGGCGGACGGGGCAGGTGGACATCGGGGCAGGTGAAGCGGGACTCGGGGAGGCTGGCTGGTGATTTCTACTTGTTGACCCGCGCTGGGCGGATCGCGGAGAGAACCGGGGCCATGGCCCGACCCCGGAGACCCGTCCTACCTCCCCTCGAGGCACCCGCAGGAGCCCCTTCGGGTGCGGTGG belongs to Cervus elaphus chromosome 11, mCerEla1.1, whole genome shotgun sequence and includes:
- the PRDM12 gene encoding PR domain zinc finger protein 12, which gives rise to MMGSVLPAEALVLKTGLKAPGLALAEVITSDILHSFLYGRWRNVLGEQLFEDKSHHASPKTAFTAEVLAQSFSGEVQKLSSLVLPAEVIIAQSSIPGEGLGIFSKTWIKAGTEMGPFTGRVIAPEHVDICKNNNLMWEVFNEDGTVRYFIDASQEDHRSWMTYIKCARNEQEQNLEVVQIGTSIFYKAIEMIPPDQELLVWYGNSHNTFLGIPGVPGLEEEQKKNKHEDFHPADSAAGTAGRMRCVICHRGFNSRSNLRSHMRIHTLDKPFVCRFCNRRFSQSSTLRNHVRLHTGERPYKCQVCQSAYSQLAGLRAHQKSARHRPPSAALQTHSPALPAPHAHAPALAAAAAAHHLPAMVL